The following coding sequences lie in one Amycolatopsis cihanbeyliensis genomic window:
- a CDS encoding cupin domain-containing protein yields the protein MRSPLIVGDIGSASVVHGVHGTTGVSGWKCFTRRTGLSGDWEAVEWASLPPGGLSGEHVHTRTEELYFIISGHGRMLLDGRPHDVRAGDVILTGLGTRHGLRNVGSEELRWLVIEISAPATAAVLRGATT from the coding sequence ATGCGTAGCCCACTCATCGTCGGTGACATCGGTTCGGCCTCCGTGGTACACGGCGTCCACGGCACCACCGGTGTGTCGGGCTGGAAGTGCTTCACCCGCCGGACCGGGCTCTCCGGCGACTGGGAAGCGGTGGAATGGGCCAGCCTTCCGCCAGGGGGACTGAGCGGCGAGCACGTCCACACGCGCACCGAAGAGCTGTACTTCATCATCTCCGGCCATGGCCGGATGCTGCTCGACGGCAGGCCGCACGACGTGCGTGCCGGGGACGTGATCCTGACCGGACTCGGCACCAGGCACGGTCTGCGGAACGTGGGCTCGGAGGAACTGCGCTGGCTGGTCATCGAGATCTCCGCCCCCGCGACGGCCGCCGTCCTTCGTGGAGCGACCACATGA
- a CDS encoding NUDIX domain-containing protein, with amino-acid sequence MAWQLLESEVVHSTPWFDVRSDLVIRPDGARDVYSHVVTPGSVTVLALHQDDSVVLTRQWIYTHGGTEWRLPGGVIDAEDADPAAAARRELAEETGLRAGNWHKLGIVHGADSMSNHVDHLFLATGLTTGTPAPDRGESDLRVRRLAFPGALSLVRNGQLPHAGSGHALLLTALRRAETG; translated from the coding sequence ATGGCGTGGCAGCTGCTGGAAAGCGAAGTCGTGCATTCCACCCCGTGGTTCGACGTACGCAGTGACCTGGTGATTCGCCCGGACGGGGCGCGGGATGTCTACTCGCACGTCGTCACCCCCGGCTCGGTGACGGTGCTGGCCCTGCACCAGGACGACAGCGTGGTACTCACCAGGCAGTGGATCTACACCCACGGCGGCACGGAATGGCGGCTTCCCGGCGGGGTCATCGACGCCGAGGACGCCGATCCGGCCGCCGCCGCGCGGCGCGAGCTCGCCGAGGAGACCGGCCTGCGCGCCGGCAACTGGCACAAGCTCGGCATCGTGCATGGCGCCGACTCGATGAGCAATCACGTCGACCACCTGTTCCTGGCCACCGGCCTGACCACGGGGACGCCGGCACCCGATCGCGGCGAGTCCGACCTGCGGGTACGCAGGCTCGCCTTCCCCGGCGCGCTGTCCCTGGTCCGCAACGGGCAACTCCCGCACGCGGGTAGCGGGCACGCCCTGCTGCTCACCGCCTTGCGTCGCGCCGAGACCGGCTGA
- a CDS encoding cupin domain-containing protein, with protein sequence MVRFFPGVYRMDGHRPLVEGELAVGGYPGDTGVESAAVVLTGSVDWRGETLRPGDGVYSPGGGDLPEPTNARLLLLHGTRPNHDAEATRWRFVPAEDGTPTDLDGITDMDVRWLITAATAGSAELVVATSTFAPSGRHERHRHPRAAEFYLVVDGSGTHLDQEGEIHLDTGDLVYIPAGRWHGYRTDPGVRTRAIYGYLGAGSLDAAGYELEREGVLGWAEP encoded by the coding sequence ATGGTCCGATTCTTCCCCGGTGTGTACCGGATGGACGGACACCGCCCGCTGGTGGAAGGGGAACTGGCGGTGGGCGGATATCCCGGCGACACCGGGGTGGAGTCGGCGGCCGTCGTACTCACCGGATCCGTGGACTGGCGCGGGGAGACCCTGCGTCCAGGGGACGGCGTGTACAGCCCGGGCGGCGGCGACCTGCCGGAGCCGACCAACGCCCGCCTCCTCCTGCTTCATGGGACGAGGCCGAACCACGATGCCGAGGCGACCCGGTGGCGATTCGTTCCGGCCGAGGACGGAACTCCCACGGATCTGGACGGGATCACCGACATGGACGTACGCTGGCTGATCACCGCCGCCACCGCCGGAAGCGCCGAGCTGGTCGTCGCCACCTCCACCTTCGCCCCGAGCGGCCGGCACGAACGGCATCGACATCCGCGCGCGGCCGAGTTCTACCTGGTCGTCGACGGCAGCGGCACGCATCTCGACCAGGAAGGGGAGATCCACCTCGACACCGGCGACCTGGTCTACATCCCGGCCGGGCGCTGGCATGGTTACCGGACCGATCCCGGCGTCCGGACCCGAGCGATCTATGGCTACCTCGGCGCCGGAAGCCTCGACGCGGCAGGCTACGAGCTCGAACGTGAAGGAGTGCTCGGGTGGGCAGAGCCCTAG
- a CDS encoding VOC family protein: MTGLPGARAVHHVAYTVPDLDQAVDFFVNVIGGELVYRLGPVEDPGGDWMSRKLGVAADASAHIAMVRLGPVTNLELFEYSAPGQSRSLPRNEDWGGHHLAIHVDDVDKAVEYLREQPGVTVLDVPETIVDGPIAGNRWVYFTTPWGMSMELINLPFGVPYERETSARVYTPTQPWRNRE, translated from the coding sequence ATGACCGGGCTTCCGGGAGCCAGGGCGGTACACCACGTCGCCTACACCGTCCCGGATCTCGACCAGGCGGTCGACTTCTTCGTGAACGTGATCGGCGGGGAGCTGGTGTACCGGCTCGGGCCGGTCGAGGACCCCGGCGGCGACTGGATGTCCCGCAAGCTCGGCGTCGCGGCCGACGCGTCGGCGCACATCGCGATGGTGCGGCTGGGTCCGGTGACGAACCTGGAACTCTTCGAGTACTCCGCGCCGGGTCAGAGCCGGTCGTTGCCCCGCAACGAGGACTGGGGCGGGCACCATCTCGCGATCCATGTCGACGATGTGGACAAGGCCGTCGAGTACCTCCGGGAACAGCCTGGTGTCACTGTTCTCGACGTTCCAGAAACCATTGTGGATGGACCGATCGCGGGTAACCGCTGGGTCTACTTCACCACTCCGTGGGGTATGAGCATGGAGCTGATCAACCTCCCGTTCGGTGTGCCGTATGAGCGCGAGACCTCCGCCCGGGTGTACACCCCCACCCAACCATGGCGGAATCGTGAGTAG
- a CDS encoding SDR family oxidoreductase has protein sequence MGRALVTGASSGIGAATALLLARRGFELGLGYRGDADGAKRVATAVEAEGRRAVTFQLDHTEPEAAAAAVDHAAERLGGLDAFVNNAGINHRAAFLDETLADWRHMLAVDLTGPFACAQAAARRMAAQGGGGRIVNVSSVHDEIPIWGGSSYCAAKGGLTMLTKVMALELAQHGITVNAVSPGETATPMNGVPAGTDAADLRRPSIPVGRPGRAREVAALIAYLLEPDAAYLTGQSLTIDGGLTLMSAIPNQKDGGGSQ, from the coding sequence GTGGGCAGAGCCCTAGTGACCGGTGCCAGCTCGGGCATCGGCGCGGCGACCGCGTTACTGCTCGCGCGGCGCGGATTCGAACTGGGGCTTGGTTACCGCGGCGACGCCGACGGCGCGAAACGAGTCGCGACCGCCGTCGAGGCCGAGGGCCGCCGGGCCGTGACGTTCCAGCTCGACCACACCGAACCGGAAGCGGCCGCGGCCGCGGTCGACCACGCCGCGGAACGGCTCGGCGGGCTGGACGCGTTCGTGAACAACGCTGGCATCAACCACCGCGCGGCCTTCCTGGACGAGACGCTCGCCGATTGGCGGCACATGCTGGCCGTGGACCTGACCGGCCCGTTCGCCTGCGCGCAGGCCGCCGCGCGGCGCATGGCCGCACAGGGCGGGGGCGGGCGGATCGTCAACGTCAGCTCGGTGCACGACGAGATCCCGATCTGGGGCGGCTCCTCCTACTGCGCGGCCAAAGGCGGCCTCACGATGTTGACCAAGGTGATGGCACTGGAGCTGGCGCAGCACGGGATCACCGTCAACGCGGTCAGCCCGGGTGAAACGGCGACTCCGATGAACGGCGTGCCCGCCGGAACCGACGCGGCCGACCTGCGCCGGCCGTCGATCCCGGTCGGGCGTCCCGGCCGGGCACGGGAGGTCGCGGCGCTGATCGCGTACCTGCTCGAGCCGGATGCCGCCTATCTCACCGGCCAGTCCCTGACGATCGACGGCGGCCTGACACTGATGAGCGCCATCCCCAACCAGAAGGACGGAGGCGGTTCGCAATGA
- a CDS encoding FAD-dependent oxidoreductase — MAEVLSSRRVVVLGAGVAGLLAASVLARELGQVTLVERDRLGRGCTPRKGVPQARHAHLLLGSGARAVEDLLPGTLNALLAGGARSIGMPDQILTLTPQGWMPRFAQVQFLIGCSRTFLENTLRDRVLRDARITLVENADVIGLTGDARRIGGALVRDRSTGETAPVEADFVVDATGASSDVPHWLEALGLAADEDIVDSGVGYATRLYRPCPQLREFPAICIQPDPNGAGHGGVLLPIEGGRWMVSVAGMRGYHPPADNAGYVEFAGKLRHSLIGELLASAKPLGGVRGFRTPPNRRRRFERVPHWPEGFVVLGDAVATYNPLYGHGMSVAALQAVALRETLRAHGDHAGLARRVQRAVVRTVEDAWTLASEQDTRYERTIGPKPGLLKKVGSRYAEQVGKAAAVRPEVTAALLDAYTLNTPLSSLLRPRTALAVLLRPRYQPDNAPPLTRPELASLRLASPRVLGADTGMNPTGRERKPDG; from the coding sequence ATGGCGGAAGTTCTGAGCTCCCGGCGCGTGGTCGTCCTCGGGGCGGGGGTCGCGGGCCTGCTCGCCGCGTCGGTACTCGCCAGGGAACTGGGGCAGGTGACGCTCGTCGAGCGGGACCGGCTCGGCCGGGGTTGCACTCCCCGCAAGGGAGTTCCGCAGGCGCGGCACGCGCACCTGTTGCTCGGCAGCGGCGCGAGGGCGGTCGAGGACCTACTGCCGGGCACGCTCAACGCGTTACTCGCCGGGGGTGCGCGCAGTATCGGCATGCCCGACCAGATTCTCACGCTGACCCCGCAGGGCTGGATGCCTCGGTTCGCCCAGGTACAGTTCTTGATCGGTTGCAGCCGGACGTTCCTGGAGAACACGCTGCGCGACCGGGTGCTGCGCGACGCGCGGATCACCCTGGTCGAGAACGCCGACGTCATCGGGCTCACCGGAGACGCGCGCCGCATCGGCGGCGCACTCGTACGCGACCGCTCGACCGGCGAGACCGCGCCGGTCGAGGCGGACTTCGTCGTGGACGCCACCGGCGCGAGCTCCGACGTGCCGCACTGGCTCGAAGCGCTCGGCCTTGCGGCCGACGAGGACATCGTGGACAGCGGAGTCGGCTACGCCACTCGCCTCTACCGGCCGTGCCCGCAGCTACGCGAGTTCCCGGCGATCTGCATCCAGCCGGACCCGAACGGTGCCGGGCACGGCGGGGTGCTGCTGCCGATCGAGGGCGGCCGGTGGATGGTCAGCGTTGCCGGCATGCGGGGCTACCATCCGCCCGCGGACAACGCCGGATACGTGGAGTTCGCCGGGAAACTCCGGCACTCGCTGATCGGCGAGCTACTCGCTTCGGCCAAGCCGCTGGGCGGCGTGCGCGGTTTCCGTACTCCACCCAACCGGCGACGACGTTTCGAACGGGTGCCGCACTGGCCCGAGGGTTTCGTCGTGCTCGGCGACGCCGTCGCCACCTACAACCCGCTGTACGGGCACGGGATGTCGGTCGCCGCGCTGCAGGCGGTGGCGTTGCGCGAGACCCTGCGCGCGCACGGGGACCACGCGGGGCTCGCCCGCCGCGTGCAGCGCGCGGTCGTCCGCACGGTCGAGGACGCGTGGACGCTGGCGTCCGAACAGGACACCCGCTACGAACGGACCATCGGCCCCAAACCGGGCCTGCTGAAGAAGGTCGGTTCCCGGTACGCGGAACAGGTCGGCAAGGCGGCCGCGGTCCGGCCCGAGGTGACCGCGGCATTACTTGACGCGTATACCCTCAACACGCCACTGTCGAGCCTGCTCCGGCCGCGGACCGCGCTCGCCGTCCTGCTCCGCCCGCGGTACCAGCCAGACAACGCACCTCCGCTCACTCGTCCGGAGCTGGCTTCACTGCGACTGGCTTCGCCGCGCGTACTCGGTGCCGACACCGGGATGAATCCGACAGGTAGAGAGAGGAAGCCGGATGGGTAG
- a CDS encoding cupin domain-containing protein — translation MIVTTVADPTRTQTGTETRCLARRGMLYSECEAFDQLRLEPGSELGLRGREGTESAWFVLGGGGIAHGASVRELCRGDLVLAPAGALVTLEAGGSGLELLWLAVLPEAVTRALPARKPAVS, via the coding sequence ATGATCGTCACCACGGTCGCGGACCCGACCCGCACGCAGACCGGCACCGAGACCCGCTGCCTGGCACGCCGCGGCATGCTGTACAGCGAATGTGAAGCGTTCGACCAGCTGAGACTCGAGCCGGGGAGCGAGCTCGGGCTGCGCGGGCGGGAAGGCACCGAATCCGCCTGGTTCGTACTCGGCGGCGGTGGCATCGCGCACGGCGCGTCCGTACGGGAGCTGTGCCGCGGCGACCTCGTGCTCGCGCCCGCGGGCGCACTGGTCACGCTCGAGGCCGGTGGCAGCGGTCTCGAACTGCTCTGGCTCGCCGTCCTGCCGGAGGCGGTGACCCGTGCCCTCCCCGCACGGAAGCCCGCCGTCTCATGA
- a CDS encoding prenyltransferase, giving the protein MRNQVDAFIRLGQPKFLLESLLMVTLGLTVSVYSGQSFQLVPWLMVQLIVTGTHLMTQYCNEYFDLRADRAHTGPNRWTGGSRVLVSGELKPVVGLSAAFTLLFGVLVLVVLLPAPVERLIGLAGITLAWFYTAPPVRLNYRALGEITTSGALTVLSPLLVVYAQMKTVPPVLLALFGPMFLVMVARMIVMNFCDRESDLRAGKRTLPNTLGPRRAALLFTALQVTAYGVVVVVTAVGILPAPPGIGLLATAALAYPICRRLLTEPPSEADPAAAAAIARLATTHAAATGFTAVIGMIVAMAVGSGGGWSSSALVCLGIFAVYTLLFTAVQLSGGNRKAVVS; this is encoded by the coding sequence ATGCGTAACCAGGTCGACGCGTTCATCCGGCTGGGTCAACCGAAGTTCCTGCTGGAGAGCCTGTTGATGGTTACCCTCGGGCTTACCGTGTCTGTCTATTCAGGACAGTCATTTCAGCTCGTTCCGTGGCTGATGGTGCAGTTGATCGTCACCGGGACGCATCTGATGACCCAGTACTGCAACGAGTACTTCGATCTGCGGGCGGACCGCGCGCATACCGGGCCGAACAGGTGGACCGGTGGCAGCCGAGTGCTGGTATCCGGGGAGCTGAAACCGGTAGTGGGCTTGTCCGCGGCGTTCACGCTGCTCTTCGGCGTGCTGGTACTCGTGGTGTTGCTGCCCGCACCCGTCGAGCGGCTGATCGGGCTGGCCGGGATCACCCTCGCCTGGTTCTACACGGCGCCACCGGTCCGGCTGAACTACCGCGCGCTCGGCGAGATCACCACATCCGGCGCGCTGACCGTCCTGTCCCCGCTGCTCGTGGTGTATGCGCAGATGAAGACCGTCCCACCGGTGCTGCTCGCGCTGTTCGGCCCGATGTTCCTGGTGATGGTCGCCAGGATGATCGTGATGAACTTCTGCGACCGCGAGTCCGACCTGCGGGCGGGGAAACGCACGTTGCCGAACACCCTGGGCCCGCGCCGGGCGGCACTGCTCTTCACCGCCCTGCAGGTGACCGCCTACGGCGTGGTCGTCGTGGTGACCGCGGTGGGCATCCTGCCTGCGCCCCCGGGCATCGGCCTCCTCGCCACCGCGGCGCTGGCCTACCCGATCTGCCGCCGGCTGCTGACCGAACCGCCGTCCGAAGCGGATCCGGCTGCCGCGGCCGCCATCGCCAGGCTGGCCACCACGCACGCCGCCGCCACCGGCTTCACCGCGGTCATCGGCATGATCGTCGCGATGGCCGTGGGGTCGGGTGGCGGCTGGAGCTCGTCGGCGCTGGTGTGCCTCGGCATCTTCGCCGTGTACACGCTGCTGTTCACCGCGGTCCAGCTGAGTGGCGGCAACCGGAAAGCGGTGGTCTCGTGA
- a CDS encoding zinc-dependent alcohol dehydrogenase, with protein sequence MRALPLDGPGHVIRTRLPIPDHEPGTVLVRPAYVGLCGTDLELFHGTAAYLNDGRTAYPHVFGHEWWGEVVAGDGGFTPGDAVVGHTMIPCGRCPDCQRGRRSVCRNLVETGLYGQQGAAADFIRLPAHALTRLPEGTEAPWAVLVEPAVTVVESLERTGCGPFDRVAVLGTGSIGLLTVQLARHYGAEVEAIGVDPAGLELATHFGATAAYRPEDAPGRAYSLVVEASGASSAFRRSLDLVEPGGRIAVVGVATDPLDGLVPGRFVLSGFDVYGIRHGLDHYGRTVELFATGVLDGAALVAAVVPAADVEQAFKLLECGRTGRPKVILEMGG encoded by the coding sequence ATGCGAGCGCTGCCCCTCGACGGTCCGGGCCACGTGATCCGGACCAGGTTGCCGATCCCGGACCACGAGCCCGGCACAGTGCTGGTCCGGCCGGCCTATGTCGGCCTGTGCGGCACCGATCTCGAACTCTTCCACGGCACCGCCGCCTACCTGAACGACGGCCGGACCGCCTACCCGCACGTGTTCGGGCACGAGTGGTGGGGCGAGGTGGTCGCCGGCGACGGTGGTTTCACCCCCGGGGACGCGGTGGTGGGTCACACCATGATCCCGTGCGGCCGTTGCCCCGATTGCCAGCGCGGCCGGCGATCGGTGTGCCGGAACCTGGTTGAGACGGGGTTGTACGGGCAGCAGGGAGCGGCGGCCGACTTCATCCGCCTGCCCGCGCACGCGCTGACCCGGTTGCCCGAGGGCACCGAGGCCCCGTGGGCGGTGCTCGTCGAACCCGCGGTGACCGTGGTGGAGTCCCTGGAGCGAACCGGATGTGGGCCGTTCGACCGGGTCGCGGTCCTCGGCACCGGGTCCATCGGACTGCTCACGGTCCAACTTGCCCGCCACTACGGCGCGGAGGTCGAGGCGATCGGCGTCGACCCGGCAGGGCTGGAGCTCGCCACTCACTTCGGTGCCACCGCCGCGTATCGACCCGAGGACGCTCCCGGTCGGGCGTACTCGCTCGTCGTGGAGGCATCCGGCGCGTCCAGCGCGTTCCGGCGCTCGCTGGACCTGGTCGAGCCCGGTGGCCGGATCGCGGTCGTCGGCGTGGCCACCGATCCGCTGGACGGCCTGGTCCCCGGACGGTTCGTGCTCAGCGGTTTCGACGTTTACGGTATCCGCCATGGTCTGGACCACTACGGCCGGACGGTCGAGCTGTTCGCCACCGGCGTGCTCGACGGCGCGGCACTGGTCGCCGCCGTGGTGCCCGCCGCAGACGTCGAGCAGGCGTTCAAGCTCCTGGAATGTGGCCGTACGGGGCGGCCCAAGGTGATCCTCGAGATGGGCGGTTAG
- a CDS encoding sedoheptulose 7-phosphate cyclase, whose protein sequence is MADEADSAIASGHVTRQGGRSWTLSAERRVDYDVALVDRIFDLANPTLASSVVAGRSDKARRFVVLDRNIDYLYGQSMRAYFAHYEVACEYLSLEVSEQRKTMESVMRIVHALDRFGIERHDPIVAIGGGVLLDIAGLAASLYRRATPHIRIPTTLVGLVDAGIGVKTGVNHDQHKNCLGSYHPPRSVLVDRTFLATLDRRQLSNGLAEILKLAIVSDRPLFDLLERHGRLLLDERLQGRQGETGDLVALEVLERAISGMLGELSGNLWETSLERLVDFGHSISPLIEMLTLPELLHGEAVALDMALFVIVSHQREMISSTNRDRVLRLIRELELPLVHPVLRDVSVLRRALAETTRHRAGLARLPIPLEIGSVCFVNDVSEDELLIAAKELRELGGYDA, encoded by the coding sequence GTGGCGGACGAGGCCGACTCCGCCATCGCATCGGGTCATGTGACGCGGCAAGGCGGCCGCAGCTGGACGCTTTCCGCGGAACGGCGAGTTGACTACGATGTCGCCCTCGTCGATCGGATTTTTGACCTTGCCAATCCCACCCTGGCCAGTTCTGTCGTTGCCGGACGGTCGGACAAAGCTCGCCGTTTCGTTGTTCTCGACCGAAACATCGATTACTTGTACGGCCAGTCCATGCGTGCTTACTTCGCGCATTACGAAGTTGCGTGCGAATATCTCTCCCTCGAGGTCTCCGAGCAGCGCAAGACGATGGAATCCGTCATGCGGATCGTCCATGCGCTCGACAGGTTCGGTATCGAGCGCCACGATCCGATCGTCGCAATCGGCGGCGGTGTACTGCTGGATATCGCGGGCCTGGCGGCGAGCTTGTACCGGCGGGCAACGCCACACATCCGGATACCCACTACTCTGGTCGGTCTGGTCGACGCGGGCATCGGGGTGAAAACGGGGGTCAACCACGACCAGCACAAGAACTGCCTCGGCAGCTACCACCCGCCGCGTTCGGTACTGGTCGACCGCACCTTCCTGGCCACTCTGGACCGGCGACAGCTGAGCAACGGCTTGGCCGAGATACTCAAGCTCGCGATCGTTTCCGACCGCCCCCTCTTCGACCTGCTCGAGAGGCATGGCCGCCTGCTGCTCGACGAACGGCTACAGGGCCGCCAGGGCGAAACTGGTGACCTGGTGGCCCTCGAAGTGCTCGAACGGGCAATTTCCGGGATGCTGGGGGAGCTGTCCGGAAACCTGTGGGAGACAAGCCTGGAGCGGCTCGTTGACTTCGGCCATTCGATCAGCCCGCTGATCGAGATGCTCACCCTGCCCGAACTGCTTCACGGCGAAGCGGTCGCCCTCGACATGGCGCTTTTCGTCATAGTGTCACACCAGCGCGAAATGATCAGCTCGACCAACAGAGACCGCGTGCTGCGGCTGATCAGGGAACTCGAGCTGCCGTTGGTCCACCCCGTGCTCCGCGACGTCTCCGTGCTGCGTCGGGCGCTCGCGGAGACCACTCGCCACCGGGCAGGGCTGGCTCGACTTCCGATACCGCTCGAAATAGGCTCCGTTTGTTTCGTGAACGACGTCTCCGAGGACGAACTGCTGATCGCCGCCAAGGAACTCCGGGAGCTGGGGGGCTACGATGCGTAG